The Mytilus galloprovincialis chromosome 2, xbMytGall1.hap1.1, whole genome shotgun sequence genome has a window encoding:
- the LOC143062166 gene encoding sperm-specific protein PHI-2B-like, with protein MPSPSRRKSRSRSRSKSPKRSPAKKARKTPKKPRAAGGVKKPSTLSMIVAAITAMKNRKGSSVQAIRKYILANNKGINTSHLGSAMKLAFAKGLKSGVLVRPKTSAGASGATGSFRVGKAPASSKKKAKKAKSPKKKSSKNKSNNAKAKKSPRKKKAAVKKSSKSKAKKPKSPKKKKAAKKPARKSPKKKARKSPKKKAAKKAAKK; from the coding sequence ATGCCAAGCCCAAGTAGAAGAAAGTCCCGGTCCAGGAGCAGGAGCAAATCTCCAAAGAGAAGTCCAGCAAAGAAGGCAAGAAAGACACCAAAGAAACCAAGAGCAGCCGGTGGAGTAAAGAAGCCATCTACTTTATCCATGATTGTTGCTGCTATCACAGCAATGAAGAACAGAAAAGGGTCCTCAGTCCAAGCCATTAGGAAGTACATCCTGGCTAACAACAAAGGAATTAACACATCACACCTTGGATCTGCAATGAAGTTGGCTTTTGCAAAGGGATTGAAATCTGGTGTTTTAGTCAGACCCAAAACCTCCGCTGGTGCTTCTGGTGCAACTGGTAGCTTCCGAGTTGGAAAAGCACCTGCTTCTTCTAAGAAGAAGGCAAAGAAAGCAAAGTCACCAAAAAAGAAGAGTTCAAAGAATAAATCTAATAATGCTAAGGCTAAGAAGTCACCCCGTAAGAAGAAGGCTGCAGTTAAAAAGTCATCAAAGTCTAAGGCCAAAAAGCCAAAGTCTCCAAAGAAAAAGAAGGCTGCCAAGAAACCAGCAAGAAAGTCTCCAAAGAAAAAGGCCAGGAAGTCACCCAAGAAGAAGGCCGCAAAGAAAGCTGCAAAGAAATAG